In Trichoderma breve strain T069 chromosome 4, whole genome shotgun sequence, the following proteins share a genomic window:
- a CDS encoding enoyl-(Acyl carrier protein) reductase domain-containing protein, protein MSDRVSQVVGHLNYPKGLLANQTAIITGAGQGIGAEAAVLFANEGAKVVVADIDAKKSNEVVESIRKNGGQAISVPGDVLDPAYIKTLIAKAAEFGNGKIHIIVASAGYTYDGVIHKMTDKQWETMIALHCTAPFNMVREAAPYFRVKDGEPRNIITVSSTSGIHGNAGQINYALAKSGLVGFTKTIAKEWGPAFGVRANAVAFGYIQTRLTAAKEDGGFVVGPDGEKIAIGVPGRKPGVASPSDIPLGRPGTAKEAASSILAVASPLFSYVTGQTIMVTGGRNM, encoded by the exons ATGTCAGACAGAGTCTCCCAGGTCGTCGGCCACCTCAACTACCCCAAAggcctcctcgccaaccaaaccgccatcatcactggCGCCGGCCAAGGCATCGGCGCCGAAGCAGCCGTCCTCTTCGCCAACGAAGGCGCAAAAGTCGTCGTCGCAGACATTGACGCCA AGAAAAGCAACGAGGTAGTAGAATCCATCCGCAAAAACGGCGGCCAAGCCATCTCCGTCCCAGGCGATGTCCTTGACCCAGCATACATCAAGACCCTCATCGCCAAAGCCGCCGAGTTCGGCAACGGCAAGATCCACATCATCGTGGCTTCAGCGGGATACACCTACGACGGCGTCATCCACAAGATGACCGACAAGCAGTGGGAGACCATGATCGCCCTGCACTGCACCGCGCCCTTCAACATGGTGCGCGAGGCCGCGCCGTATTTCCGCGTCAAGGACGGCGAGCCgcgcaacatcatcaccgtctcATCGACATCTGGCATCCATGGAAACGCCGGCCAGATCAACTACGCGTTGGCGAAATCCGGTCTCGTCGGCTTCACAAAGACCATTGCAAAGGAATGGGGCCCTGCGTTTGGTGTTCGGGCGAATGCCGTTGCCTTTGGCTACATCCAGACTCGTCTGACGGCGGCCAAGGAGGACGGCGGGTTTGTGGTTGGGCCTGATGGTGAAaagattgccattggcgTCCCGGGGAGAAAGCCTGGTGTTGCTAGTCCTTCAGATATTCCGCTGGGTCGGCCGGGGACTGCCAAGGAGGCTGCGAGCTCTATCCTGGCCGTGGCGAGTCCGCTGTTCTCGTACGTAACAGGGCAGACTATCATGGTGACAGGTGGTAGAAACATGTAG
- a CDS encoding acetyltransferase (GNAT) family domain-containing protein, translated as MGSNKDPAFILSPVTDATVVEKHLTSLRELLQHCINDEPDTSSLGFLAPLTDHKAISYWLELLPSVIGPGATTTLLIATTPDSDKVVATVQLARMPKETHSYKGEIRKLMVHPDFRRHGLGRRMMDEIEKVAKEEFGLELLLLDTSKETPARQFYLRTGWTEWGICPDYAKSSSGHKHDCCFFVKSLV; from the coding sequence ATGGGCAGCAACAAAGACCCTGCATTCATCCTGTCCCCCGTGACAGACGCCACAGTTGTGGAAAAACACCTCACATCGCTACGagagctcctccagcattGCATCAACGATGAGCCAGACACTTCGTCGCTCGGATTCCTGGCGCCGCTGACAGACCACAAGGCCATTAGCTACTGGCTCGAACTCCTGCCTTCAGTCATTGGACCTGGCGCAACGACGACGCTGCTCATAGCGACGACTCCCGACAGCGACAAGGTCGTTGCGACGGTGCAGCTCGCAAGGATGCCTAAGGAGACGCACTCTTACAAAGGCGAAATCAGGAAGCTGATGGTACATCCCGATTTTCGACGGCACGGATTGGGACGGCGGATGATGGACGAGATTGAAAAGGTTGCGAAAGAGGAGTTTGGGTTGgagttgttgctgctggacaCGTCGAAGGAGACGCCGGCGAGGCAGTTTTACTTGAGGACTGGGTGGACGGAATGGGGAATTTGTCCTGATTATGCAAAGTCGTCAAGCGGACACAAGCATGACTGCTGTTTCTTTGTCAAGAGCCTAGTATAG
- a CDS encoding hemolysin-III related domain-containing protein, protein MASSDPSLRQRRPSVSESLLTTIKQAERKVEQKLLLLWDDLPSWRRDNAFIRSGYRPIRPSYAESARSLFYLHNESVNIWSHLAGAIVTILTALYVYVVVRPRYEAANSSDVLVFACFFGSAVVCLGMSATYHALTDHSQEVAKWGNKLDYTGIVALIVGSYVPALYYGFFCHPILMAEYLNLICLLGLGCVIVSWVERFRTPAWRPYRALMFERMSLSWVVLHGFMYIFGAFLYAIRWPERSNPGAFDIWGHSHQIFHMFVVLAAATHFYGMAKAFDHHHEGMGSQCLS, encoded by the exons ATGGCCTCCTCCGACCCGTCCCTCCGCCAGCGCCGGCCCTCCGTCTCCGAATCCCTCCTCACAACCATCAAGCAAGCTGAGCGCAAAGTCGAGCAaaagctcctcctcctctgggACGACCTCCCCTCCTGGCGCCGCGACAACGCCTTCATCCGCTCCGGCTACCGCCCCATCCGCCCCTCCTACGCCGAGTCCGCCCGCTCACTCTTCTACCTGCACAACGAGTCCGTCAACATCTGGTCGCACCTCGCTGGCGCCATCGTCACCATTCTCACAGCCCTGTATGTTTATGTGGTTGTTCGCCCGCGGTATGAGGCTGCCAATTCGTCGGATGTGCTCGTCTTTGCGTGCTTCTTTGGGAGTGCCGTCGTGTGTTTGGGCATGAGCGCTACGTATCACGCCTTGACGGATCATAGCCAGGAGGTTGCCAAGTGGGGGAACAAGCTCGATTATACGGGCATCGTGGCATTGATTGTGGGAAGTTATGTGCCGGCGCTTTATTacggcttcttctgccatcCGATCTTGATGGCTGAGTATCTAAACCTG ATATgtcttcttggtcttggatgTGTTATCGTCTCCTGGGTTGAAAGGTTTAGGACGCCCGCTTGGAGGCCCTACCGCGCTCTCATGTTT GAAAGGATGAGCCTCAGCTGGGTCGTTCTGCATGGCTTCATGTACATATTCGGCGCATTTCTCTACGCG ATTCGCTGGCCAGAGAGGAGCAACCCTGGCGCATTCGACATCTGGGGCCACTCCCATCAGATCTTCCACATGTTTGTTGTactcgcagcagcaactcACTTCTACGGCATGGCCAAGGCGTTTGATCACCACCATGAAGGCATGGGCTCGCAGTGCTTATCATAG
- a CDS encoding glycosyl transferase family 2 domain-containing protein, whose protein sequence is MAPAKSTKDKFSVILPTYNERKNLPIVAWLLNRTFTENQLDWELVIVDDGSPDGTQDVANQLVKAYAPHVVLKTRSGKLGLGTAYVHGLQFVTGNFVIIMDADFSHHPKFIPEMIALQKKGGYDIVTGTRYAGNGGVFGWDLKRKFVSRGANLFADTVLRPGVSDLTGSFRLYKKSVLEKVIASTESKGYTFQMEMMVRAKAMGCTVAEVPISFVDRVYGESKLGGDEIVEYAKGVFSLWLKV, encoded by the exons ATGGCCCCCGCAAAGAGCACCAAGGACAAGTTCTCGGTCATTCTGCCGACGTACAATGAGAGGAAGAACCTCCCCATCGTGGCCTGGCTGCTGAACCGCACCTTTACAGAGAA CCAACTGGATTGGGAActcgtcatcgtcgacgacggctcACCCGACGGAACACAAGACGTGGCCAAccagctcgtcaaggccTACGCCCCCCACGTCGTCCTCAAGACTCGATCCGGCAAGCTGGGTCTCGGAACGGCCTACGTCCACGGCCTGCAGTTTGTCACGGGCAACTTTGTCATTATCATGGACGCCGACTTTAGCCACCACCCCAAGTTCATCCCCGAGATGATTGCCctgcagaagaagggcgGCTACGACATCGTCACCGGCACGCGCTACGCTGGCAACGGCGGCGTCTTTGGCTGGGACCTGAAGCGCAAGTTTGTCAGCCGCGGCGCCAACCTGTTTGCCGACACCGTGCTGCGGCCGGGCGTCAGCGACCTCACGGGAAGCTTCCGCTTGTACAAGAAGAGCGTTCTGGAAAAGGTCATTGCGAGCACGGAGAGCAAGGGATACACGTtccagatggagatgatggttcgcgccaaggccatgggcTGCACCGTTGCCGAGGTGCCCATTTCTTTCGTGGACCGAGTGTACGGCGAGAGCAAGCTGGGCGGTGACGAGATTGTCGAGTACGCCAAGGGAGTGTTTTCCCTGTGGCTCAAGGTCTAA
- a CDS encoding lytic transglycosylase domain-containing protein: MVSFIATTLTALCLALASSAAPTEAEVHAASAHSGSVTWYNTGLGACGQTNNDNELVCAVSHSLYDSQHPCGRKIRVNYRDKSAVMTVVDRCAGCAENDLDLSPAAFRAAIGELDIGRTTATWDWA, from the coding sequence ATGGTTTCTTTCATTGCCACCACTCTCACTGCTCTCTGCCTGGCCCTCGCCAGCTCTGCGGCTCCCACTGAGGCAGAAGTTCACGCAGCTTCTGCCCACAGCGGCTCCGTCACCTGGTATAATACCGGCCTCGGCGCCTGCGGCCAAACTAACAACGACAACGAACTCGTTTGCGCCGTCTCGCACTCTCTCTACGACAGCCAGCATCCATGTGGCCGTAAGATCCGTGTCAACTACCGGGACAAATCCGCAGTCATGACTGTTGTCGACCGCTGCGCGGGATGCGCGGAAAACGACCTTGATCTCTCGCCTGCTGCTTTCCGCGCTGCAATTGGCGAACTTGATATTGGTCGTACTACTGCCACTTGGGACTGGGCTTAG
- a CDS encoding protein kinase domain-containing protein, translating to MTSSSDEGEIVEQRAGDLKATSLSHAERNGVDRQDRQRNRHSSPDFDTTSRHSNSSRRSRSPPRGYKRSRDDRDQFPPARARDQDPRHDRGAYDDYRRDGPKRSRVAYDDLDRPAARNSNQGYDWRSRRDRERDRSRDRDRYHRGRDRYSERPSPRPRSPSPRQYRRGDKRAGDRFVREGYSDRHDSRELRYDDADVGARGNNHAARKASVGDSNQALKATSKDVPMLDDYEEPQEFDEEAEIERRRKRREELMAKSSSATPLLLHAVGAATSKAQALSPASFQSDTPQMSQRSDSKPPQSPRSNFASPGSPLSHDVPSPGAMDIFDGKDLVNSHAAAKANDEDGPSAADYDPTVDMMEDGRRDELRHGQVVIHGEPEPAAAIEQNPAKEAPTTPPQKPSAGEGDEDDDFDMFAEDFDEEKYASKAQVTETVAPDEATDAAEAVDKGGILEGDDKDGYYKIRIGEVLNGRYQVQATLGRGMFSGVARAVDITTKQLVAIKMMRNNDALRKGGYTEIAILQKLNDADPENKRHIVKFERSFDHRGHLCMAFENLSMNLREVLRKFGNNVGINLKATKAYAYQCFVALAHMRKCSIIHADLKPDNILVNETRSILKICDLGTAIDRSDAATAHTEITPYLVSRFYRAPEIILGMPYDYGVDMWSIGCTLYELYTGKILFTGDSNNQMLKTIMEIRGRITPKLYKRGQLSAAHFDDQGQFVSVERDKVLGKTALRTINIVKPTRDLRTRLLAASSGMNDAESRELNHFIDLLDHCLALNPDKRLKPADALKHPFFVPRSGAPRR from the exons ATGACGTCAAGCTCCGATGAGGGTGAAATTGTTGAGcagagagctggagatttgAAGGCAACTTCACTGTCGCACGCAGAGAGAAACGGTGTTGACCGTCAGGATAGACAGCGGAATAGACATTCCTCGCCCGACTTCGATACGACTTCCAGACACAGCAACTCGTCACGACGAAGCCGCTCGCCACCGCGAGGATACAAGCGGTCGCGCGATGACAGGGATCAGTTCCCTCCTGCCAGAGCCCGGGATCAAGATCCTCGCCATGATCGCGGCGCATACGACGACTATAGGAGGGATGGCCCCAAAAGATCGCGCGTCGCATATGACGATCTCGACCGCCCTGCGGCACGCAATTCGAACCAAGGCTACGACTGGCGCAGTCGTAGGGACCGAGAGCGCGATCGGAGTCGCGACCGGGATCGATACCACCGCGGCCGAGACCGATATTCTGAACGTCCGTCGCCTCGCCCTCGAAGCCCTTCCCCTCGCCAATACCGTCGGGGAGACAAACGAGCTGGTGATCGGTTCGTCCGAGAAGGCTACTCTGACCGGCACGACTCACGCGAATTGCGGTACGATGACGCCGACGTCGGCGCTCGAGGCAACAATCATGCAGCTAGGAAAGCTTCCGTAGGAGATTCAAACCAGGCACTGAAAG CTACTTCGAA GGATGTTCCTATGCTGGATGACTACGAAGAGCCTCAAGAATTTGACGAGGAAGCAGAGATCGAACGCCGCCGCAAGAGGCGCGAGGAGCTCATGGCAAAATCCAGCTCCGCCacgcctctcctccttcacGCTGTCGGAGCTGCCACTTCCAAAGCTCAAGCATTATCGCCTGCCTCTTTTCAATCCGACACGCCGCAAATGTCTCAGCGCTCAGATAGCAAACCGCCTCAGTCTCCGCGTTCAA ACTTTGCCTCACCCGGATCGCCCCTGTCGCACGACGTGCCGTCTCCCGGAGCAATGGATATATTTGATGGCAAAGATCTCGTAAACTCACACGCggcagccaaagccaacgacgaagacggcCCCTCTGCTGCTGATTACGACCCTACCGTcgacatgatggaagatggacgaAGAGATGAACTACGTCATGGTCAAGTCGTCATCCACGGCGAGCCTGAGCCTGCAGCGGCGATTGAGCAGAACCCTGCCAAAGAAGCGCCTACTACGCCGCCACAGAAGCCATCTGCAGGCGaaggagacgaggatgacgactttGACATGTTTGCAGAGGATTTCGATGAGGAAAAGTACGCCAGCAAGGCCCAGGTTACTGAAACGGTAGCACCCGACGAAGCAACAGATGCGGCGGAAGCAGTTGATAAGGGAGGCATTCTTGAAGGCGATGACAAGGACGGCTATTACAAGATCCGTATTGGCGAAGTTCTCAACGGTCGATATCAGGTCCAGGCCACGCTTGGCAGGGGTATGTTCTCAGGAGTCGCACGTGCCGTTGACATCACTACCAAGCAGCTTGTCGCCATCAAGATGATGCGAAACAACGATGCCCTTCGCAAAGGAGGCTATACGGAAATCGCCATTCTCCAGAAGCTCAACGACGCTGATCCCGAAAACAAACGGCACATTGTCAAATTTGAGCGGTCCTTTGACCATCGAGGCCATCTTTGCATGGCCTTTGAGAATCTGAGTATGAATTTGCGCGAAGTCTTGCGTAAATTTGGCAACAACGTAGGCATCAACTTGAAGGCGACAAAAGCATATGCGTACCAGTGCTTTGTCGCGCTGGCTCATATGCGCAAATGTAGCATCATCCACGCTGACTTGAAGCCTGACAATATCTTG GTCAACGAGACTCGAAGTATTCTCAAGATATGCGATCTGGGAACGGCAATCGACCGTTCTGATGCTGCAACCGCACATACGGAAATCACTCCCTACCTTGTGAGCCGCTTCTACAGAGCACCCGAGATCATTCTCGGCATGCCGTATGATTACGGCGTGGACATGTGGTCTATAGGCTGCACCTTGTACGAGCTCTACACGGGCAAGATTCTCTTCACCGGAGACAGCAATAATCAGATGCTCAAGACCATCATGGAGATTCGTGGTCGAATCACTCCAAAACTCTATAAACGGGGTCAATTATCTGCTGCCCATTTCGACGACCAGGGACAGTTTGTCAGTGTTGAGCGCGACAAGGTACTCGGCAAGACGGCACTACGAACGATCAACATTGTTAAGCCGACACGAGATCTACGCACTCGACTCCTTGCTGCCTCCAGTGGTATGAATGACGCAGAGAGTAGAGAGCTCAATCACTTCATCGACCTGTTGGATCATTGTCTGGCCCTGAATCCTGACAAGAGGCTTAAGCCAGCGGACGCCCTCAAGCATCCATTCTTCGTCCCTCGCTCTGGAGCACCGCGACGGTAG
- a CDS encoding translation machinery associated TMA7 domain-containing protein: MGGSNREGGKAKPLKAPKKQNKDLDEDDLAYLEKKKADEKARKEMAAKAGGKGPLNTGTQGIKKSGKK; the protein is encoded by the exons ATGGGTGGTTCCAACCGAGAAG gcggcaaggccaagcccTTGAAGGCcccgaagaagcagaacaaggatctcgacgaggatgacTTGGCTTacctcgagaagaagaaggccg ACGAGAAGGCGCGCAAGGAGATGGCGGCCAAGGCCGGCGGCAAGGGACCTCTGAACACCGGTACCCagggcatcaagaagagcggcAAGAAATAA